One genomic window of Daphnia pulex isolate KAP4 chromosome 10, ASM2113471v1 includes the following:
- the LOC124206247 gene encoding uncharacterized protein LOC124206247, translating into MGRFSTISAYFAISVLVLVKPNFSSAATVTTAEEQIKQLWKSYNNFKQTVETKNIQLEMKISQLELKNKQLEEKIRHQDILEDKLTRMELVLSLAEKKTTRQSGRNVISRTCREARLTDPSLSSGMYWIDPDGEGVGDDPIYVHCDMKSGTTSIPHNSESSMDVGHCADPGCYSRAVNYNATSRQMSALAELSAECHQSIKYDCNFAPLEFNLISYSWWNDRNGNSKFFWTGGNTDVHLCQCGLDGNCVDPSVQCNCDSAAPVPLVDDGTITDKNVLPITRLNFGRTQLETSSGVHTLGRFECTGQVAVSGMPTSCEDLWRMGHTLSGLYSVVGTKMVESVYCDFTKLPADTGFQTWIGLADVKSSSTYFYGQRSTVFNQTNTPIPFDVVRLNEGGAFNGATGIFTAPANGKYFFSFAGLAYIPVTSSSHYLGISLYLNSGEIGKAFIEEAGNNPTSERVPLTLQSTLYLKKGDQICLKILLQTTGTLLTDDGNHFSHFNGWLLEEDISQSLKTVV; encoded by the exons ATGGGTAGATTTTCGACAATATCAGCATATTTCGCAATTAGTGTCTTAGTTTTGGTCAAACCAAATTTTTCCTCTGCTGCCACCGTCACCACAGCCGAGGAACAAATTAAACAACTATGGAAAAGCTAC AACAATTTCAAGCAAACAgtagaaactaaaaatattcagCTTGAGATGAAAATTTCTCAACTTGAATTAAAGAATAAgcaactggaagaaaaaattcgaCATCAA gacATTTTGGAAGATAAACTTACCCGAATGGAACTTGTCCTTAGTCTtgcagagaagaaaacaactcgACAGAGTGGGAGAAATGTTATTTCACGTACGTGCAGAGAGGCTCGCTTAACTGATCCATCCCTCAGTTCGGGAATGTACTGGATCGATCCCGATGGCGAAGGAGTTGGGGATGACCCGATTTACGTCCACTGTGACATGAAATCag GAACGACATCGATCCCACACAATAGCGAGTCGTCTATGGATGTGGGACATTGCGCCGATCCCGGATGTTATTCCAGGGCAGTTAATTACAATGCCACAAGTAGACAAATGTCAGCATTGGCCGAACTCTCCGCCGAATGCCACCAGTCAATTAAA TACGATTGTAATTTTGCGCCGttggaattcaatttaatatcCTACTCCTGGTGGAATGACAGAAATggaaattccaaatttttctGGACGGGTGGCAACACGGACGTTCATCTTTGCCAGTGTggattggatggaaattgTGTCGATCCTTCCGTTCAATGCAACTGCGACTCCGCCGCTCCAGTGCCATTAGTTGACGATG GTACGATCACGGACAAAAATGTTCTGCCCATCACTCGACTGAACTTTGGCCGAACGCAATTGGAAACTTCGTCCGGTGTCCATACACTGGGCCGCTTCGAATGTACCGGACAAGTGGCCGTCAGTGGAATGCCAACTTCGTGTGAAGATCTATGGCGGATGGGGCACACCTTGAGTGGATTATATTCCGTTGTGGGAACTAAAATGGTCGAAAGCGTTTACTGTGATTTCACAAAGCTCCCTGCTGACACGG GATTCCAGACCTGGATCGGTTTAGCAGATGTAAAGTCATCATCAACTTACTTTTATGGCCAAAGAAGCACGGTTTTTAATCAAACTAACACTCCGATTCCATTCGATGTTGTACGATTGAATGAAGGAGGAGCATTTAATGGAGCAACTGGAATTTTCACAGCACCCGcaaatggaaaatattttttctcgttcgCTGGATTAGCTTACATTCCAGTTACTTCATCATCGCATTATTTAGGAATATCTTTGTATTTAAATAGCGGTGAAATCGGAAAAGCGTTCATTGAAGAGGCGGGCAACAACCCCACTAGTGAACGGGTTCCTTTAACCCTTCAATCAAcgctatatttaaaaaaaggggatcaAATCTGCCTCAAGATTTTATTACAGACAACTGGGACACTCCTGACCGACGACGGAAACCACTTCAGTCACTTTAATGGTTGGCTTTTAGAGGAAGATATTTCTCAGTCACTAAAAACAGTTGTATAG
- the LOC124206245 gene encoding vascular endothelial growth factor receptor 1-like isoform X3 — MIPGGGERIIDAGTTLTLTCVYAFENENQRNTFNFSWEIPDYLSKNAELSDLDNRLRKTFGRNETHMTSTLSLANTRARDTGNFGCRGIPYGFENTFTVNQYVYVFNDTELVIVEANEYYFDIPLGVSNYPINCKSNHPDVNVSLIYQQKYTARAKNLPEPKSDLLSDPNSNWSFEIRNGLKLKKSKIDDNGIFNCIGTYKNKKHTSGLFLFIAGMELARIDGVGDPLEGSNVTLSCRTYQYAASSTPPIWSYQIDGKGQMQIIDEINPPEGIEITSEKFDYGGKALYENQLYIFDISPNAYTFQCQGSGFTENISFRAKELNGDSMLNNVQLEKDIAQNLTCFKGSQNTRIKWFKDGEEYTGKVYSDSTFSILPLQGNIKENGRYACQWKVNFPGDVKYRNFTVSYLDRIPENDKTVVIAVFTTFAVLLLVLIVIVGVKFYYDKNQRVSQEALIKLLNGNANQINDQSPIEDQVEFLPYDRRWEFPRSRLKLGGQLGVGCFGRVVKAEAVGLKESEETVKTVAVKMVRSEANVTAMEALISELKILVYLGSHLNVVNLLGACTKQIHKGKLLVIVEYCRFGNLQSFLINHRTNFVNLVDEFGNLKTQDELESQFTRSKWEENSSQVETSDLQADDHPGVNSSSEFLDVSSKSTYSNLQDLDGNLDRPMSTTDLISWSFQIARGMDYLVSKKVLHGDLAARNILLADDGIAKVADFGMAKKMYYDENYEKGGQGLMPVKWMAIESLVDRIFSSQSDVWSYGVVLWEIFSLGRVPYPGMDVGHILMKEILRGYRMDKPELAPNFFSEMMADCWKSDPKERPTFSQMEEIICSHMESSVSSDYFNMNASYAKLNEEKENATPMDTFGLAKLLRENSGTKSKKYATPRNSMFPMRSSKKIADSDL; from the exons ATGATTCCTGGTGGGGGTGAACGAATAATCGACGCGGGAACAACCCTCACGTTGACGTGCGTCTACGCctttgaaaacgaaaatcaaaggaacactttcaatttttcgtgGGAAATTCCAGATTACTTATCCAAAAATGCGGAA TTGAGCGACTTGGACAACCGCCTTCGCAAAACTTTTGGAAGGAATGAGACCCACATGACATCGACGTTGTCTCTGGCAAACACAAGAGCCAGAGACACTGGAAACTTCGGTTGCAGGGGTATCCCTTACGGCTTTGAAAACACATTTACAGTGAATCAATACGTCTATGTATTCA atGATACGGAACTTGTAATAGTCGAGGCTAATGAGTATTACTTCGACATTCCTCTCGGTGTTTCTAATTACCCTATCAATTGCAAATCAAACCATCCGGATGTCAACGTTTCTCTCATCTACCAACAAAAATATACAGCAAGAGCTAAAAACTTGCCGGAACCAAaa AGCGATTTGCTGTCAgatccaaattcaaattggtcTTTCGAAATAAGAAATGGACTAAAACTCAAGAAATCGAAGATTGACGACAATGGCATTTTCAATTGCATTGGGAcctataaaaataagaaacataCAAgtggtttatttttgtttatcgcTG GAATGGAATTGGCGAGAATTGATGGCGTAGGTGACCCTTTGGAAGGAAGTAACGTTACTTTAAGCTGTCGAACTTACCAATATGCTGCGTCCTCCACACCACCAATATGGTCCTACCAAATCGACGGAAAAGGACAAATGCAAATTATTGATGAAATCAATCCACCTGAAG GTATTGAAATAACAAGCGAGAAATTTGACTATGGTGGTAAGGCACTTTACGAAAATCAACTTTACATTTTCGACATAAGTCCAAATGCCTATACGTTTCAATGCCAAGGAAGTGGATTcactgaaaatatttcatttcgcGCTAAAG AATTAAATGGCGACTCAATGCTTAACAATGTTCAACTGGAAAAGGATATCGCCCAAAACTTAACTTGCTTCAAAGGATCTCAGAATACTCGCATCAAATGGTTTAAG GATGGGGAAGAATATACAGGAAAAGTTTACTCCGATAGCACCTTTTCAATCTTGCCGCTGCAAGGGAATATAAAGGAAAATGGACGTTACGCTTGTCAGTGGAAAGTCAATTTTCCAGGTGATGTGAAATACAGGAATTTCACGGTCTCTTACCTTGACAGAATTCCAGAAAATGACAAGACCGTCGTCATCGCCGTTTTTACAACATTTGCAGTTTTACTTTTGGTACTAATTGTCATCGTTGGAGTTAAATTTTATTACGACAag aaccaaCGAGTTTCACAGGAAGCGCTAATTAAATTGCTGAATGGAAATGCCAATCAAATTAATGACCAGTCACCAATTGAAGACCAGGTAGAGTTCCTTCCCTATGATAGACGCTGGGAATTTCCAAGAAGTCGACTGAAACTCG GAGGCCAGCTTGGAGTTGGGTGCTTTGGTCGTGTAGTCAAAGCGGAAGCAGTGGGACTCAAAGAGTCTGAAGAAACTGTCAAAACAGTGGCCGTCAAAATGGTCCGGTCGGAAGCCAACGTCACCGCAATGGAAGCTCTTATCAGTGAACTGAAAATTCTCGTCTATTTGGGATCGCACCTCAACGTCGTCAATCTGCTGGGAGCTTGCACCAAACAAATACATAAAG gAAAACTTTTAGTGATCGTTGAATATTGTCGATTTGGGAATTTGCAATCGTTTTTGATTAACCACAGGACTAACTTTGTTAATTTGGTGGACGAGTTTGGGAACCTGAAAACGCAAGACGAATTAGAAAGCCAGTTCACCAG GtcaaaatgggaagaaaactCATCGCAAGTCGAGACGAGCGATTTGCAAGCTGACGATCATCCTGGCGTGAATTCATCCTCTGAATTTTTAGACGTTTCAAGTAAAAGCACAT ATTCCAACCTACAAGATCTGGACGGAAACTTAGATCGGCCGATGTCAACAACAGATCTCATATCTTGGTCTTTTCAAATAGCTCGAGGAATGGACTACCTGGTTAGCAAAAAA GTCCTCCATGGTGATCTGGCCGCCCGAAATATTCTGCTCGCTGACGATGGAATAGCAAAAGTGGCCGACTTTGGAATGgcgaagaaaatgtattaCGATGAAAATTACGAAAAAGGCGGACaa gGTTTGATGCCGGTGAAGTGGATGGCGATTGAATCCTTGGTTGACCGTATCTTTTCCAGCCAATCCGACGTTTGGTCGTACGGAGTTGTCCTCtgggaaatcttttctttgggCCGAGTTCCATATCCAG GTATGGACGTCGGGCACATACTCATGAAAGAAATTCTAAGAGGATATCGGATGGACAAACCGGAACTGGCGCCCAACTTCTTCAGTGAAATGATGGCCGATTGCTGGAAATCGGATCCGAAAGAGAGACCCACCTTCAGTCAAATGGAGGAGATTATCTGCAGCCACATGGAGTCGTCGGTCAGCTCGGACTATTTTAATATGAACGCGTCATATGCCAAGCTCaacgaagaaaaggagaacGCAACGCCAATGGATACTTTTGGATTGGCCAAGTTGTTGAGAGAAAATTCGGGAACTAAATCGAAAAAATACGCCACGCCACGAAATTCAATGTTTCCTATGCGATCTTCCAAAAAAATTGCGGATTCCGATCTGTAG
- the LOC124206245 gene encoding mast/stem cell growth factor receptor Kit-like isoform X1 yields the protein MSSIYILLGIALLSLMNLVDAEISTDWNTGDGGFKWRTNCDFYHDDIGQLPLTAALGEECGRFCIANPQCSHFAYGYGQNCYMKKAPLTKPRQDVDNEGKDICGFIPWRFGSESGKDDWKSINGSGTQNCGFYGNNSLILTTECRQAKDCSFWYQQVLHTNGSTACKLADGSSGSCCPEIPKLTEISKETQYIRMIPGGGERIIDAGTTLTLTCVYAFENENQRNTFNFSWEIPDYLSKNAELSDLDNRLRKTFGRNETHMTSTLSLANTRARDTGNFGCRGIPYGFENTFTVNQYVYVFNDTELVIVEANEYYFDIPLGVSNYPINCKSNHPDVNVSLIYQQKYTARAKNLPEPKSDLLSDPNSNWSFEIRNGLKLKKSKIDDNGIFNCIGTYKNKKHTSGLFLFIAGMELARIDGVGDPLEGSNVTLSCRTYQYAASSTPPIWSYQIDGKGQMQIIDEINPPEGIEITSEKFDYGGKALYENQLYIFDISPNAYTFQCQGSGFTENISFRAKELNGDSMLNNVQLEKDIAQNLTCFKGSQNTRIKWFKDGEEYTGKVYSDSTFSILPLQGNIKENGRYACQWKVNFPGDVKYRNFTVSYLDRIPENDKTVVIAVFTTFAVLLLVLIVIVGVKFYYDKNQRVSQEALIKLLNGNANQINDQSPIEDQVEFLPYDRRWEFPRSRLKLGGQLGVGCFGRVVKAEAVGLKESEETVKTVAVKMVRSEANVTAMEALISELKILVYLGSHLNVVNLLGACTKQIHKGKLLVIVEYCRFGNLQSFLINHRTNFVNLVDEFGNLKTQDELESQFTRSKWEENSSQVETSDLQADDHPGVNSSSEFLDVSSKSTYSNLQDLDGNLDRPMSTTDLISWSFQIARGMDYLVSKKVLHGDLAARNILLADDGIAKVADFGMAKKMYYDENYEKGGQGLMPVKWMAIESLVDRIFSSQSDVWSYGVVLWEIFSLGRVPYPGMDVGHILMKEILRGYRMDKPELAPNFFSEMMADCWKSDPKERPTFSQMEEIICSHMESSVSSDYFNMNASYAKLNEEKENATPMDTFGLAKLLRENSGTKSKKYATPRNSMFPMRSSKKIADSDL from the exons atgtcTTCAATTTACATTCTGCTTGGAATCGCATTGTTATCTTTAATGAATCTAGTGGATGCAGAGATTTCGACAGATTGGAACACTGGCGACGGTGGATTCAAATGGCGGACCAACTGTGACTTTTACCATGACGATATAGGGCAATTGCCTCTTACGGCTGCTCTCGGAGAAGAGTGTGGTCGATTTTGTATTGCTAACCCGCAATGCAGCCATTTTGCATATGGTTATGGACAGAATTGTTACATGAAGAAGGCGCCATTGACGAAACCTCGTCAAGATGTCGATAATGAGGGTAAAGACATTTGTGGTTTCATTCCCTGGAGATTTGGATCTGAATCGG GGAAAGATGACTGGAAATCCATCAACGGCAGTGGTACTCAAAACTGCGGTTTTTATGGCAACAACAGTTTGATTTTGACGACAGAGTGCCGACAGGCCAAAGATTGCTCCTTTTGGTACCAACAGGTTCTTCATACTAATGGTTCAACAGCCTGTAAATTAGCAGATGGAAGTTCAGGATCTTGTTGCCCGGAGATCCCCAAGCTCACCGAGATCTCTAAAGAAA CCCAATATATTAGAATGATTCCTGGTGGGGGTGAACGAATAATCGACGCGGGAACAACCCTCACGTTGACGTGCGTCTACGCctttgaaaacgaaaatcaaaggaacactttcaatttttcgtgGGAAATTCCAGATTACTTATCCAAAAATGCGGAA TTGAGCGACTTGGACAACCGCCTTCGCAAAACTTTTGGAAGGAATGAGACCCACATGACATCGACGTTGTCTCTGGCAAACACAAGAGCCAGAGACACTGGAAACTTCGGTTGCAGGGGTATCCCTTACGGCTTTGAAAACACATTTACAGTGAATCAATACGTCTATGTATTCA atGATACGGAACTTGTAATAGTCGAGGCTAATGAGTATTACTTCGACATTCCTCTCGGTGTTTCTAATTACCCTATCAATTGCAAATCAAACCATCCGGATGTCAACGTTTCTCTCATCTACCAACAAAAATATACAGCAAGAGCTAAAAACTTGCCGGAACCAAaa AGCGATTTGCTGTCAgatccaaattcaaattggtcTTTCGAAATAAGAAATGGACTAAAACTCAAGAAATCGAAGATTGACGACAATGGCATTTTCAATTGCATTGGGAcctataaaaataagaaacataCAAgtggtttatttttgtttatcgcTG GAATGGAATTGGCGAGAATTGATGGCGTAGGTGACCCTTTGGAAGGAAGTAACGTTACTTTAAGCTGTCGAACTTACCAATATGCTGCGTCCTCCACACCACCAATATGGTCCTACCAAATCGACGGAAAAGGACAAATGCAAATTATTGATGAAATCAATCCACCTGAAG GTATTGAAATAACAAGCGAGAAATTTGACTATGGTGGTAAGGCACTTTACGAAAATCAACTTTACATTTTCGACATAAGTCCAAATGCCTATACGTTTCAATGCCAAGGAAGTGGATTcactgaaaatatttcatttcgcGCTAAAG AATTAAATGGCGACTCAATGCTTAACAATGTTCAACTGGAAAAGGATATCGCCCAAAACTTAACTTGCTTCAAAGGATCTCAGAATACTCGCATCAAATGGTTTAAG GATGGGGAAGAATATACAGGAAAAGTTTACTCCGATAGCACCTTTTCAATCTTGCCGCTGCAAGGGAATATAAAGGAAAATGGACGTTACGCTTGTCAGTGGAAAGTCAATTTTCCAGGTGATGTGAAATACAGGAATTTCACGGTCTCTTACCTTGACAGAATTCCAGAAAATGACAAGACCGTCGTCATCGCCGTTTTTACAACATTTGCAGTTTTACTTTTGGTACTAATTGTCATCGTTGGAGTTAAATTTTATTACGACAag aaccaaCGAGTTTCACAGGAAGCGCTAATTAAATTGCTGAATGGAAATGCCAATCAAATTAATGACCAGTCACCAATTGAAGACCAGGTAGAGTTCCTTCCCTATGATAGACGCTGGGAATTTCCAAGAAGTCGACTGAAACTCG GAGGCCAGCTTGGAGTTGGGTGCTTTGGTCGTGTAGTCAAAGCGGAAGCAGTGGGACTCAAAGAGTCTGAAGAAACTGTCAAAACAGTGGCCGTCAAAATGGTCCGGTCGGAAGCCAACGTCACCGCAATGGAAGCTCTTATCAGTGAACTGAAAATTCTCGTCTATTTGGGATCGCACCTCAACGTCGTCAATCTGCTGGGAGCTTGCACCAAACAAATACATAAAG gAAAACTTTTAGTGATCGTTGAATATTGTCGATTTGGGAATTTGCAATCGTTTTTGATTAACCACAGGACTAACTTTGTTAATTTGGTGGACGAGTTTGGGAACCTGAAAACGCAAGACGAATTAGAAAGCCAGTTCACCAG GtcaaaatgggaagaaaactCATCGCAAGTCGAGACGAGCGATTTGCAAGCTGACGATCATCCTGGCGTGAATTCATCCTCTGAATTTTTAGACGTTTCAAGTAAAAGCACAT ATTCCAACCTACAAGATCTGGACGGAAACTTAGATCGGCCGATGTCAACAACAGATCTCATATCTTGGTCTTTTCAAATAGCTCGAGGAATGGACTACCTGGTTAGCAAAAAA GTCCTCCATGGTGATCTGGCCGCCCGAAATATTCTGCTCGCTGACGATGGAATAGCAAAAGTGGCCGACTTTGGAATGgcgaagaaaatgtattaCGATGAAAATTACGAAAAAGGCGGACaa gGTTTGATGCCGGTGAAGTGGATGGCGATTGAATCCTTGGTTGACCGTATCTTTTCCAGCCAATCCGACGTTTGGTCGTACGGAGTTGTCCTCtgggaaatcttttctttgggCCGAGTTCCATATCCAG GTATGGACGTCGGGCACATACTCATGAAAGAAATTCTAAGAGGATATCGGATGGACAAACCGGAACTGGCGCCCAACTTCTTCAGTGAAATGATGGCCGATTGCTGGAAATCGGATCCGAAAGAGAGACCCACCTTCAGTCAAATGGAGGAGATTATCTGCAGCCACATGGAGTCGTCGGTCAGCTCGGACTATTTTAATATGAACGCGTCATATGCCAAGCTCaacgaagaaaaggagaacGCAACGCCAATGGATACTTTTGGATTGGCCAAGTTGTTGAGAGAAAATTCGGGAACTAAATCGAAAAAATACGCCACGCCACGAAATTCAATGTTTCCTATGCGATCTTCCAAAAAAATTGCGGATTCCGATCTGTAG
- the LOC124206245 gene encoding mast/stem cell growth factor receptor Kit-like isoform X2, producing MSSIYILLGIALLSLMNLVDAEISTDWNTGDGGFKWRTNCDFYHDDIGQLPLTAALGEECGRFCIANPQCSHFAYGYGQNCYMKKAPLTKPRQDVDNEGKDICGFIPWRFGSESGKDDWKSINGSGTQNCGFYGNNSLILTTECRQAKDCSFWYQQVLHTNGSTACKLADGSSGSCCPEIPKLTEISKETQYIRMIPGGGERIIDAGTTLTLTCVYAFENENQRNTFNFSWEIPDYLSKNAELSDLDNRLRKTFGRNETHMTSTLSLANTRARDTGNFGCRGIPYGFENTFTVNQYVYVFNDTELVIVEANEYYFDIPLGVSNYPINCKSNHPDVNVSLIYQQKYTARAKNLPEPKSDLLSDPNSNWSFEIRNGLKLKKSKIDDNGIFNCIGTYKNKKHTSGLFLFIAGMELARIDGVGDPLEGSNVTLSCRTYQYAASSTPPIWSYQIDGKGQMQIIDEINPPEGIEITSEKFDYGGKALYENQLYIFDISPNAYTFQCQGSGFTENISFRAKELNGDSMLNNVQLEKDIAQNLTCFKGSQNTRIKWFKDGEEYTGKVYSDSTFSILPLQGNIKENGRYACQWKVNFPGDVKYRNFTVSYLDRIPENDKTVVIAVFTTFAVLLLVLIVIVGVKFYYDKNQRVSQEALIKLLNGNANQINDQSPIEDQVEFLPYDRRWEFPRSRLKLGGQLGVGCFGRVVKAEAVGLKESEETVKTVAVKMVRSEANVTAMEALISELKILVYLGSHLNVVNLLGACTKQIHKGKLLVIVEYCRFGNLQSFLINHRTNFVNLVDEFGNLKTQDELESQFTRSKWEENSSQVETSDLQADDHPGVNSSSEFLDVSNSNLQDLDGNLDRPMSTTDLISWSFQIARGMDYLVSKKVLHGDLAARNILLADDGIAKVADFGMAKKMYYDENYEKGGQGLMPVKWMAIESLVDRIFSSQSDVWSYGVVLWEIFSLGRVPYPGMDVGHILMKEILRGYRMDKPELAPNFFSEMMADCWKSDPKERPTFSQMEEIICSHMESSVSSDYFNMNASYAKLNEEKENATPMDTFGLAKLLRENSGTKSKKYATPRNSMFPMRSSKKIADSDL from the exons atgtcTTCAATTTACATTCTGCTTGGAATCGCATTGTTATCTTTAATGAATCTAGTGGATGCAGAGATTTCGACAGATTGGAACACTGGCGACGGTGGATTCAAATGGCGGACCAACTGTGACTTTTACCATGACGATATAGGGCAATTGCCTCTTACGGCTGCTCTCGGAGAAGAGTGTGGTCGATTTTGTATTGCTAACCCGCAATGCAGCCATTTTGCATATGGTTATGGACAGAATTGTTACATGAAGAAGGCGCCATTGACGAAACCTCGTCAAGATGTCGATAATGAGGGTAAAGACATTTGTGGTTTCATTCCCTGGAGATTTGGATCTGAATCGG GGAAAGATGACTGGAAATCCATCAACGGCAGTGGTACTCAAAACTGCGGTTTTTATGGCAACAACAGTTTGATTTTGACGACAGAGTGCCGACAGGCCAAAGATTGCTCCTTTTGGTACCAACAGGTTCTTCATACTAATGGTTCAACAGCCTGTAAATTAGCAGATGGAAGTTCAGGATCTTGTTGCCCGGAGATCCCCAAGCTCACCGAGATCTCTAAAGAAA CCCAATATATTAGAATGATTCCTGGTGGGGGTGAACGAATAATCGACGCGGGAACAACCCTCACGTTGACGTGCGTCTACGCctttgaaaacgaaaatcaaaggaacactttcaatttttcgtgGGAAATTCCAGATTACTTATCCAAAAATGCGGAA TTGAGCGACTTGGACAACCGCCTTCGCAAAACTTTTGGAAGGAATGAGACCCACATGACATCGACGTTGTCTCTGGCAAACACAAGAGCCAGAGACACTGGAAACTTCGGTTGCAGGGGTATCCCTTACGGCTTTGAAAACACATTTACAGTGAATCAATACGTCTATGTATTCA atGATACGGAACTTGTAATAGTCGAGGCTAATGAGTATTACTTCGACATTCCTCTCGGTGTTTCTAATTACCCTATCAATTGCAAATCAAACCATCCGGATGTCAACGTTTCTCTCATCTACCAACAAAAATATACAGCAAGAGCTAAAAACTTGCCGGAACCAAaa AGCGATTTGCTGTCAgatccaaattcaaattggtcTTTCGAAATAAGAAATGGACTAAAACTCAAGAAATCGAAGATTGACGACAATGGCATTTTCAATTGCATTGGGAcctataaaaataagaaacataCAAgtggtttatttttgtttatcgcTG GAATGGAATTGGCGAGAATTGATGGCGTAGGTGACCCTTTGGAAGGAAGTAACGTTACTTTAAGCTGTCGAACTTACCAATATGCTGCGTCCTCCACACCACCAATATGGTCCTACCAAATCGACGGAAAAGGACAAATGCAAATTATTGATGAAATCAATCCACCTGAAG GTATTGAAATAACAAGCGAGAAATTTGACTATGGTGGTAAGGCACTTTACGAAAATCAACTTTACATTTTCGACATAAGTCCAAATGCCTATACGTTTCAATGCCAAGGAAGTGGATTcactgaaaatatttcatttcgcGCTAAAG AATTAAATGGCGACTCAATGCTTAACAATGTTCAACTGGAAAAGGATATCGCCCAAAACTTAACTTGCTTCAAAGGATCTCAGAATACTCGCATCAAATGGTTTAAG GATGGGGAAGAATATACAGGAAAAGTTTACTCCGATAGCACCTTTTCAATCTTGCCGCTGCAAGGGAATATAAAGGAAAATGGACGTTACGCTTGTCAGTGGAAAGTCAATTTTCCAGGTGATGTGAAATACAGGAATTTCACGGTCTCTTACCTTGACAGAATTCCAGAAAATGACAAGACCGTCGTCATCGCCGTTTTTACAACATTTGCAGTTTTACTTTTGGTACTAATTGTCATCGTTGGAGTTAAATTTTATTACGACAag aaccaaCGAGTTTCACAGGAAGCGCTAATTAAATTGCTGAATGGAAATGCCAATCAAATTAATGACCAGTCACCAATTGAAGACCAGGTAGAGTTCCTTCCCTATGATAGACGCTGGGAATTTCCAAGAAGTCGACTGAAACTCG GAGGCCAGCTTGGAGTTGGGTGCTTTGGTCGTGTAGTCAAAGCGGAAGCAGTGGGACTCAAAGAGTCTGAAGAAACTGTCAAAACAGTGGCCGTCAAAATGGTCCGGTCGGAAGCCAACGTCACCGCAATGGAAGCTCTTATCAGTGAACTGAAAATTCTCGTCTATTTGGGATCGCACCTCAACGTCGTCAATCTGCTGGGAGCTTGCACCAAACAAATACATAAAG gAAAACTTTTAGTGATCGTTGAATATTGTCGATTTGGGAATTTGCAATCGTTTTTGATTAACCACAGGACTAACTTTGTTAATTTGGTGGACGAGTTTGGGAACCTGAAAACGCAAGACGAATTAGAAAGCCAGTTCACCAG GtcaaaatgggaagaaaactCATCGCAAGTCGAGACGAGCGATTTGCAAGCTGACGATCATCCTGGCGTGAATTCATCCTCTGAATTTTTAGACGTTTCAA ATTCCAACCTACAAGATCTGGACGGAAACTTAGATCGGCCGATGTCAACAACAGATCTCATATCTTGGTCTTTTCAAATAGCTCGAGGAATGGACTACCTGGTTAGCAAAAAA GTCCTCCATGGTGATCTGGCCGCCCGAAATATTCTGCTCGCTGACGATGGAATAGCAAAAGTGGCCGACTTTGGAATGgcgaagaaaatgtattaCGATGAAAATTACGAAAAAGGCGGACaa gGTTTGATGCCGGTGAAGTGGATGGCGATTGAATCCTTGGTTGACCGTATCTTTTCCAGCCAATCCGACGTTTGGTCGTACGGAGTTGTCCTCtgggaaatcttttctttgggCCGAGTTCCATATCCAG GTATGGACGTCGGGCACATACTCATGAAAGAAATTCTAAGAGGATATCGGATGGACAAACCGGAACTGGCGCCCAACTTCTTCAGTGAAATGATGGCCGATTGCTGGAAATCGGATCCGAAAGAGAGACCCACCTTCAGTCAAATGGAGGAGATTATCTGCAGCCACATGGAGTCGTCGGTCAGCTCGGACTATTTTAATATGAACGCGTCATATGCCAAGCTCaacgaagaaaaggagaacGCAACGCCAATGGATACTTTTGGATTGGCCAAGTTGTTGAGAGAAAATTCGGGAACTAAATCGAAAAAATACGCCACGCCACGAAATTCAATGTTTCCTATGCGATCTTCCAAAAAAATTGCGGATTCCGATCTGTAG